The Deltaproteobacteria bacterium DNA segment ATGAGCACCGGTATGATTTAGGTCTTCTCTCTTCAAATAGACCTTAAACCCCAAATCTCTACTCATGTTCTCCGCTAAATATAGAGGTGTAGGTCTTCCACAATATGTTTTTAAATAGTGATTGAGTTTTTTTTGAAAATCATCTCTCTTAACGATGTTAAAATACTTCTGTTTTAACTCATCCAATACGGAAACAAGCGTTTCTGGTATAAACCTCCCTCCATATGGACCAAAATATCCTTGCTCATCAGGCAGTTTCACTATTTCTTACCTCCTTAATAAACTCTTCCAATTTTCCATTGTCTTTCTTGCCCTTTTCCTTCTCCAATTTGCTGCATGCATCCACCGCATAAGGATGGACTGTTTTTATGGCTTCCCTTACATTCCTTCCATCCAATCCGCCGGCTAATATAAGAGGAAGAGAAATTGTTTCTCTCAAGTTTTTGGCAAATTCCCAATCACAAACCTTCCCCGTGCCCCCACCGCTGTCTACAATAAACGAATCTACAACAGGAGCAAATATTTCTGCTTCATTCATATTTCTTACAAATTTTATTATATGCACACCTGGCAACAATGCTTTTAAATTATACACATAATTCACAAATTCTCCACCATGCAGCTGAACGACATTTAATCCTGAAAAATAGAAAATATCTCTTAATCTTTTCTCATCTTCATTTACAAATACCCCTACTTTGATAATAAAGGGAGGCAACCTGGAGCAGATTTCCTTAGCCCTATAAATATCTACACAACGCGGGCTCTTTTCATAAAAGACAAAACCCAATGCATCCGCTCCCAAGGAGATGCACAGCATTGCATCTTCTATATTTGTAATACCGCATACTTTTACTTTAATCATTGCTCAATTTCCTCAATAATTCAAACTTTTGCTTTGCTTTACCGCTTGCAAGGGATAACTCTGCCATTTTGTATCCTTCCTTTAGATCTTTTACTCTGTCCGCTGTTAGGAGAGCAACACTTGCATTCACTAAAGCTGCATCTCTATATGCACTGTCTTTGTTGTTCAAAACATCCATCATAATACAAGTATTTTCAGTCACCTCTCCACCTTTTAAAACACCTAATCTATATCTCTTTATACCAAAATCCCCAGGAGAGATTGTATACTTCTTTATAAACATACCGTTTACATCGGCAATATGCGTATCTGCACATACACTCACCTCATCTAAGC contains these protein-coding regions:
- a CDS encoding phosphoribosylanthranilate isomerase, which encodes MIKVKVCGITNIEDAMLCISLGADALGFVFYEKSPRCVDIYRAKEICSRLPPFIIKVGVFVNEDEKRLRDIFYFSGLNVVQLHGGEFVNYVYNLKALLPGVHIIKFVRNMNEAEIFAPVVDSFIVDSGGGTGKVCDWEFAKNLRETISLPLILAGGLDGRNVREAIKTVHPYAVDACSKLEKEKGKKDNGKLEEFIKEVRNSETA